The following coding sequences lie in one Caproicibacterium argilliputei genomic window:
- a CDS encoding YdcF family protein, giving the protein MLFWILFLLFGGLFLASFLKERRQFRNAVYLTLTVFFLLTAVADATTGSAVSALILIFLFVLLPLSIVPISFVFLAEGVTSIRKEGFAVAHVLSIAFGVGVWLFLLAARYLFSNAINNPVRELFALVVLAGVYVFFTFAALLLYSTFYQIVPKKRDCDFIIIHGAGLLEGRRVSPLLAGRLDKGMQVYELSGRKAKIIVSGGQGGDEQVSEAQAMQDYLLQHGIPQESILLEERSKNTLENLQFSKKIMDSLLPAYSCIFVTNDYHVFRAGTYARRIGLNAEGVGCKTAFYYWPNAFIREYIAIMLQYKKAPVFLAVLWVLGVILWELATYNF; this is encoded by the coding sequence GCTGACGGTGTTCTTTCTGCTGACAGCAGTCGCCGATGCAACTACAGGCTCGGCTGTCAGCGCACTGATTCTGATTTTTCTGTTCGTGCTGCTGCCGCTGAGCATTGTGCCGATTTCCTTTGTCTTTTTGGCAGAGGGCGTTACATCTATCAGAAAAGAAGGCTTTGCGGTGGCGCACGTCCTTTCCATTGCGTTTGGCGTGGGTGTGTGGCTCTTCCTGCTGGCAGCGCGGTATCTGTTTTCAAATGCAATCAACAATCCGGTACGGGAACTTTTCGCTCTGGTTGTGTTGGCAGGTGTATATGTGTTTTTCACTTTTGCCGCGCTGCTCCTCTACTCGACTTTTTACCAGATTGTGCCCAAAAAGCGCGACTGTGATTTCATTATCATTCATGGTGCGGGCCTTTTGGAGGGGCGCCGGGTTTCACCGCTGCTTGCCGGTAGATTGGACAAGGGGATGCAGGTGTATGAACTGTCCGGCCGCAAGGCAAAAATCATTGTTTCCGGCGGGCAGGGCGGTGACGAGCAGGTTTCAGAAGCGCAGGCGATGCAGGACTATCTGCTGCAGCACGGTATTCCGCAGGAAAGCATCCTTTTGGAGGAGCGGTCAAAAAACACCTTGGAAAATCTGCAGTTCTCAAAAAAAATCATGGACAGCCTTCTACCTGCCTATTCTTGCATCTTCGTCACCAATGACTATCACGTTTTTCGGGCGGGCACTTATGCGCGCCGGATTGGGTTGAATGCCGAGGGTGTTGGCTGCAAGACAGCCTTTTATTACTGGCCGAACGCCTTTATCCGCGAGTATATCGCCATCATGCTGCAGTACAAAAAAGCGCCGGTGTTTCTTGCGGTGCTGTGGGTGCTTGGCGTGATTCTCTGGGAATTGGCAACCTATAATTTTTGA
- a CDS encoding ABC transporter ATP-binding protein has protein sequence MIRKIQKTFALSEKGAGDLVRAVLWTIAANLSLMLPVALLVNVLMHLTEAIQKGRNPAAGIWGYTAIGVFLSALIYLVHHFQYGSLYVATYTESAQRRVTLGEKLRELPLSFFGRRDLSDLTATLMADCSSLEQAFSHFIPQLFGTILSTALIAVGLLFFDWRMGLAVLWVLPFSALLIFGSRRLQDRFGTRSILTKRAATDGMQELLETVKDIKACNQKETYLYGLQKKLHRAESAAIHSELATGIVVTSAQAFLRLGIATTVLVGIRLLVAGQISLTVFLIFLVVAAQIYDPLNICFMNLAATFNAKLQIERMRAIEEEPVQTGTKHFAPKRYDIVFDHVRFAYKEDEGVLKDVSFTAKQGEVTALVGPSGGGKSTAAKLAARFWDVNGGRVTLGGVDVSTVEPETLLKNYAIVFQDVVLFHDTVLENIRLGRRDATDSEVLAAAKAAQCDDFVQKMSAGYQTVIGENGSTLSGGERQRISIARALLKNAPVILLDEATASLDVESETAVQQALSELIQNKTVLIIAHRMRTVLGADKVVVLADGKAVEAGVPAELLRQDGTFRRMVSLQSENQNWALQGKR, from the coding sequence ATGATTCGCAAAATACAAAAAACCTTTGCCCTAAGCGAAAAGGGCGCCGGGGATTTGGTGCGCGCTGTACTTTGGACCATTGCGGCCAATCTGAGTCTTATGCTGCCGGTGGCACTGCTCGTCAATGTTTTAATGCACCTGACGGAAGCGATACAAAAAGGTCGAAACCCCGCCGCGGGCATCTGGGGCTACACAGCAATTGGCGTGTTCCTCTCAGCACTCATCTATCTGGTACACCACTTCCAGTACGGCAGCCTGTACGTTGCAACTTACACGGAAAGTGCGCAGCGGCGCGTAACGCTCGGCGAAAAGCTGCGGGAACTGCCGCTGTCTTTCTTCGGTCGCCGCGACCTTTCGGACTTGACCGCCACCCTGATGGCAGACTGCAGTTCTCTGGAGCAAGCGTTTTCCCACTTCATCCCGCAGCTGTTCGGTACGATACTCTCCACTGCGCTGATTGCAGTTGGTCTTTTGTTCTTTGACTGGCGCATGGGTCTTGCCGTTTTGTGGGTATTGCCCTTTTCGGCACTGCTGATCTTCGGCTCGCGCCGGCTGCAGGACCGCTTCGGTACACGCAGCATCCTCACAAAGCGCGCCGCTACCGATGGAATGCAGGAACTTTTGGAAACAGTAAAAGATATCAAAGCGTGCAATCAAAAGGAAACTTACCTGTACGGCCTGCAGAAAAAGCTGCACCGCGCGGAATCCGCCGCGATCCACTCGGAACTCGCTACCGGCATTGTCGTTACATCCGCGCAGGCGTTTCTGCGGCTGGGCATCGCCACAACGGTACTGGTGGGAATCCGCCTGTTGGTTGCCGGGCAGATCAGCCTGACGGTGTTTTTGATTTTTCTGGTGGTTGCGGCGCAAATTTATGACCCGCTGAATATTTGCTTTATGAATCTGGCCGCAACCTTTAACGCCAAGCTGCAAATCGAGCGTATGCGCGCCATAGAGGAAGAACCGGTGCAGACCGGCACAAAGCACTTCGCACCCAAGCGCTATGACATTGTATTTGACCATGTGCGCTTCGCTTACAAAGAGGACGAGGGTGTGCTGAAGGATGTCTCTTTTACCGCAAAGCAGGGCGAAGTGACGGCGCTGGTCGGGCCTTCCGGCGGCGGCAAAAGCACAGCTGCCAAGCTGGCGGCGCGCTTCTGGGATGTAAACGGCGGGCGCGTCACCCTGGGGGGCGTGGATGTTTCTACCGTAGAGCCGGAAACGCTGCTGAAAAACTATGCCATTGTTTTTCAAGATGTTGTACTGTTCCACGATACCGTTCTGGAAAATATCCGTCTGGGTCGCCGAGATGCCACCGATAGCGAAGTGCTTGCGGCAGCAAAGGCTGCGCAGTGCGATGACTTCGTACAAAAAATGTCTGCAGGCTACCAAACCGTGATTGGCGAAAACGGTTCCACGCTTTCAGGCGGCGAGCGGCAGCGTATTTCCATTGCGCGGGCACTTCTGAAAAACGCCCCTGTCATTCTGCTGGACGAAGCCACCGCCAGTCTGGATGTGGAAAGCGAAACCGCTGTGCAGCAAGCACTGTCCGAGTTGATTCAAAACAAGACCGTGCTGATTATCGCCCACCGGATGCGCACTGTACTGGGTGCAGACAAGGTGGTTGTGCTCGCCGACGGAAAGGCAGTGGAAGCCGGCGTACCGGCGGAACTATTGCGGCAAGACGGGACGTTCCGCCGCATGGTCAGTCTGCAAAGCGAAAACCAGAACTGGGCGCTGCAGGGGAAGCGCTGA
- a CDS encoding ABC transporter ATP-binding protein — protein sequence MNRNSKKPSSLSRLLGYAGSRKKLTLLGCALSGIAALLAMAVYICIWFTARGVFEVMPNFSKAAGLVHFGWLALLFSAVSTLLYLVALMCTHLAAFRAARNMRAAAARHLVDLPLGYFSANQSGRLRKQIDDNAGMTETLLAHELPDLVGAVVTPLGAIVLLFVFDWKLGLLCLLPLIAAVFLMKQMMGGKNAGFFKRYQRAIEDLSAEATEYVRGIPVVKVFQQTVFSFKAFYAAIMNYRDMAVEYTLSCRVPMTGFTTILNSTFLLLIPAGLLLCAASAEPWIALANVLFYILFTPFCALMLMRIMYASEAVMQADEAVRKLEEILAQPPLEEAAQPVTAKDSSVVFQDVLFTYPGAAQPALSHLSFSVSPGETVALVGPSGGGKTTAASLIPRFWDVQSGRVLVGGADVRQLSSAALMQQISFVFQDTRLFKTTLLENIRAARPEAEEAQVRKAAHAAQCDDILAKLPNGLHTVVGTKGVYLSGGEQQRIALARAILKDAPIVVLDEATAFADPENEALIQKAFETLTKGKTVLMIAHRLSTVVNADRIFVLENGVIAEQGTHRELTAQGGLYARMWQDYQTSALWKVGKEAHA from the coding sequence ATGAACCGCAATTCCAAAAAGCCGAGCAGTCTGTCGCGGCTGCTCGGCTACGCGGGCAGCCGGAAAAAGCTCACCCTGCTGGGGTGCGCCCTCTCTGGGATTGCCGCGCTGCTTGCAATGGCCGTGTACATCTGCATCTGGTTCACCGCGCGCGGCGTTTTTGAAGTAATGCCGAATTTCTCAAAGGCTGCCGGTCTGGTACATTTTGGGTGGCTTGCGCTGCTCTTTTCCGCAGTGAGCACATTGCTTTACCTCGTTGCGCTGATGTGCACGCACCTTGCCGCCTTTCGTGCGGCACGCAATATGCGCGCCGCAGCAGCGCGTCATCTGGTTGACCTGCCGCTGGGCTATTTTTCTGCGAACCAGTCCGGTCGCCTGCGCAAGCAAATCGATGACAACGCCGGCATGACCGAGACCCTGCTGGCGCACGAATTGCCCGATCTGGTCGGGGCGGTGGTCACACCGCTGGGAGCAATCGTGCTGCTGTTCGTTTTTGACTGGAAGCTGGGTCTGCTCTGCCTGCTGCCGCTGATTGCCGCTGTCTTTCTGATGAAACAGATGATGGGCGGAAAAAACGCCGGATTTTTCAAGCGGTATCAGCGCGCGATTGAAGACCTAAGCGCAGAGGCCACAGAGTATGTGCGCGGTATCCCCGTGGTGAAAGTGTTTCAGCAGACAGTTTTTTCATTTAAGGCTTTTTACGCCGCCATCATGAACTACCGTGATATGGCGGTGGAGTATACCCTTTCCTGCCGGGTCCCTATGACCGGCTTTACCACCATACTGAACAGCACTTTCCTGCTGCTCATTCCCGCTGGTCTGCTGCTTTGCGCGGCATCAGCTGAACCTTGGATTGCCTTAGCAAACGTTCTGTTTTATATACTTTTTACGCCGTTTTGCGCACTGATGCTGATGCGCATTATGTATGCCAGCGAAGCAGTCATGCAGGCAGACGAGGCCGTCCGAAAGCTCGAAGAAATTCTTGCGCAGCCGCCTTTAGAGGAGGCCGCGCAGCCTGTGACCGCAAAAGACAGTTCTGTGGTATTTCAGGATGTTCTGTTTACATACCCCGGCGCTGCGCAGCCGGCACTTTCGCACCTTTCGTTTTCTGTGTCGCCGGGAGAAACCGTCGCTTTGGTCGGGCCGTCCGGCGGCGGCAAAACAACTGCCGCAAGCCTGATTCCGCGCTTTTGGGATGTACAAAGCGGGCGGGTGCTGGTGGGCGGTGCGGATGTGCGGCAGCTTTCCTCTGCCGCGCTGATGCAGCAAATCTCCTTTGTTTTTCAGGACACCCGCCTGTTTAAAACCACGCTGCTGGAAAACATCCGCGCCGCCCGACCGGAGGCAGAGGAAGCACAGGTGCGAAAAGCCGCCCACGCCGCCCAATGCGATGACATCCTTGCAAAGCTGCCGAATGGCCTGCACACCGTTGTCGGTACCAAAGGCGTTTACCTTTCCGGCGGCGAGCAGCAGCGCATTGCGCTGGCACGGGCCATTTTGAAAGATGCCCCCATCGTCGTGCTGGATGAAGCCACCGCATTTGCTGACCCGGAAAACGAAGCACTGATTCAAAAAGCCTTTGAAACCCTGACAAAAGGCAAAACCGTCCTGATGATTGCACACCGGCTTTCTACGGTGGTAAACGCAGACCGGATTTTTGTATTGGAAAATGGCGTAATTGCGGAACAAGGCACGCACCGGGAGCTGACGGCGCAGGGCGGGCTTTATGCCCGTATGTGGCAGGACTACCAGACCTCGGCGCTCTGGAAAGTCGGAAAGGAGGCACACGCATGA
- a CDS encoding TetR/AcrR family transcriptional regulator, whose product MHDSPTLQRILEAGKQEFLKNGFRAASLRQIVKEAGVTTGAFYGYFPSKESLFTALVRTPAQTLLTRFTAAQKQFAALPHEEQLGQMGKISGECMDWMVLYIYAHFDVFKLIICCADGTTYAHYLETMTEIETESTHRFIQVQRSLGKPVKEINCALEHILISGMFSALFEMVRHDMPQAQAVRFVKELKAFYSAGWKEVMGY is encoded by the coding sequence ATGCATGACTCCCCTACCCTGCAGCGTATTTTGGAGGCCGGTAAGCAGGAATTTCTAAAAAACGGTTTTCGCGCCGCTTCCCTGCGGCAGATTGTAAAAGAAGCCGGTGTAACCACCGGCGCATTTTATGGTTATTTTCCCAGCAAAGAGTCGCTCTTTACGGCGCTGGTCCGCACCCCTGCTCAAACCCTGCTCACCCGCTTCACAGCCGCACAGAAGCAATTCGCGGCTCTGCCCCACGAGGAGCAGCTCGGTCAGATGGGCAAAATCTCCGGCGAATGCATGGACTGGATGGTGCTGTACATTTACGCCCACTTCGATGTGTTTAAACTGATTATCTGCTGCGCTGACGGCACAACTTATGCACACTACTTGGAAACCATGACCGAAATAGAAACAGAAAGCACACACCGGTTTATTCAGGTGCAGCGCAGTCTTGGCAAGCCAGTGAAAGAAATTAACTGTGCGCTGGAGCATATTCTAATCAGCGGGATGTTTTCCGCGCTGTTCGAAATGGTTCGGCACGATATGCCGCAAGCACAGGCAGTGCGCTTTGTAAAGGAACTGAAAGCCTTTTATTCTGCAGGTTGGAAAGAAGTTATGGGGTACTGA
- a CDS encoding RrF2 family transcriptional regulator — MLITKETDYALRTLRALAGGSQLTAEQLAAGEQIPRQFAYKILKKLQKGGLVRILRGAGGGFLLETSLKKVTLYQLMQVMGEDFSVVDCMKPGYACTWQEHHGGALCCAHQNLAGIQQRLNEELNAHSLEEILFGN; from the coding sequence TTGCTGATTACAAAGGAAACCGATTATGCACTGCGCACCCTGCGGGCACTGGCCGGCGGCAGCCAGCTGACTGCGGAACAGTTGGCTGCCGGTGAGCAGATTCCCCGGCAGTTTGCGTACAAAATCCTGAAAAAGCTGCAAAAAGGCGGCTTGGTGCGCATTCTACGCGGCGCCGGCGGCGGCTTTCTGCTGGAAACGTCGCTGAAGAAGGTCACCTTGTATCAGCTGATGCAAGTTATGGGCGAGGATTTCTCTGTGGTGGATTGCATGAAGCCCGGCTATGCGTGTACTTGGCAGGAACACCACGGGGGTGCGCTGTGCTGCGCCCACCAGAACCTGGCGGGTATTCAGCAGCGCTTGAATGAGGAACTGAATGCCCATTCTCTTGAGGAAATTCTGTTTGGCAACTAA
- a CDS encoding acyl-CoA dehydrogenase family protein, with amino-acid sequence MLFKTTQQHEALREKVRKFAEEEVKPIAFLLDKENDFPKEAVEKLGKMGLLGIPYSKEYGGMGLDMISYAIAVEELARIDGGTGVILSAHTSLGSWPIFAFGTEAQKQKYLTPLCRGEKLAAFGLTETNAGSDASGTETTAVDKGSYYLLNGSKIFITNAPKADTYVVFAVTTPDIGTHGISAFIVEKGWKGFEFGDHYDKMGIRSSSTAELIFNNVKVPKENLLGKEGQGFKIAMATLDGGRIGIAAQALGIAQGAFDLAVDYAKERVQFGKPIAFQQALSFKVADMATKLRAARFLVYSAAELKENQEPYGMESAMAKQYASDIALEVTNDAMQIFGGTGYLKGMEVERMYRDAKITTIYEGTNEIQRVVIASHILGRPPKAAGAAARVKKPAPITGIRRKIIFREGSAKEQTAALAEALQKDGFDFTIGVPLDTPIAKAERVVSAGKGIGEKKNMALIEQLAKAAGAAVGSSRPVAETLKYLPLNRYVGMSGQKFTGNLYIACGISGASQHLKGIKDASVIVAINKNPNAPIFKNCDYGIVGDVQEVLPLLTQALGTGDKQPAPPMVKMKRPVMPKPEPIGPRYVCSGCGYEYVPELGDEDSEVKPDTLFKELPEDWVCPACAEPKDQFIQA; translated from the coding sequence ATGTTATTTAAAACGACACAGCAGCACGAAGCGCTGCGGGAAAAGGTTCGGAAATTCGCAGAAGAGGAAGTCAAGCCGATCGCATTCCTGCTGGACAAGGAAAACGACTTTCCGAAAGAAGCCGTGGAAAAGCTCGGTAAAATGGGTCTGCTCGGTATTCCGTACTCGAAGGAATACGGCGGCATGGGGCTGGACATGATTAGCTATGCCATTGCCGTGGAGGAACTGGCACGGATAGACGGCGGTACCGGCGTCATTCTTTCCGCACATACCTCGCTCGGTTCCTGGCCGATTTTTGCGTTTGGCACGGAAGCCCAGAAGCAAAAGTACTTAACGCCGCTGTGTCGCGGCGAAAAGCTGGCGGCGTTTGGCCTGACGGAAACCAATGCCGGCTCTGACGCGAGCGGTACGGAAACCACGGCCGTGGACAAGGGCAGCTACTACCTGCTTAACGGCAGTAAGATTTTCATTACCAACGCCCCTAAAGCGGACACCTATGTTGTGTTTGCCGTCACGACACCGGACATCGGAACACACGGCATTTCCGCCTTTATCGTGGAAAAAGGGTGGAAAGGTTTTGAATTCGGTGACCATTATGACAAAATGGGCATCCGTTCTTCCTCTACGGCGGAACTGATTTTTAACAATGTCAAGGTTCCGAAAGAAAACCTACTGGGCAAAGAGGGGCAGGGCTTCAAAATCGCCATGGCAACGCTGGACGGCGGTCGAATCGGCATTGCGGCGCAGGCGCTCGGCATCGCACAGGGCGCGTTTGACCTGGCAGTCGATTACGCAAAGGAACGCGTGCAGTTTGGCAAGCCGATTGCGTTTCAGCAGGCGCTTTCCTTTAAAGTGGCGGACATGGCGACAAAACTGCGCGCCGCGCGCTTCCTGGTTTATTCTGCGGCAGAGCTGAAAGAGAATCAGGAGCCTTATGGTATGGAATCCGCGATGGCGAAACAGTATGCTTCCGACATTGCGCTGGAGGTTACCAACGATGCCATGCAGATTTTCGGCGGCACTGGTTACCTCAAAGGTATGGAGGTGGAGCGGATGTACCGCGACGCCAAGATTACCACGATTTACGAGGGAACCAACGAGATTCAGCGTGTGGTCATTGCTTCGCATATTCTGGGCAGACCGCCGAAAGCGGCGGGCGCTGCCGCACGGGTGAAGAAGCCCGCGCCGATTACCGGTATTCGCCGCAAAATCATTTTCCGCGAGGGCAGTGCCAAGGAGCAGACTGCAGCCCTTGCGGAGGCACTGCAGAAGGACGGATTCGACTTTACCATCGGTGTTCCGCTGGACACCCCCATTGCCAAGGCGGAGCGCGTGGTTTCTGCAGGCAAGGGCATCGGAGAGAAAAAGAATATGGCACTGATTGAGCAGCTTGCCAAAGCGGCGGGTGCGGCGGTCGGCTCATCCCGCCCCGTGGCAGAAACGCTCAAGTATCTGCCGCTCAATCGCTATGTGGGAATGTCCGGTCAGAAATTTACCGGTAATCTGTACATTGCCTGTGGAATTTCCGGTGCAAGCCAGCACCTCAAGGGGATTAAGGATGCTTCGGTCATCGTGGCAATCAACAAGAACCCCAATGCGCCGATTTTTAAAAACTGTGACTACGGCATTGTGGGGGATGTGCAGGAGGTGCTGCCGCTGCTGACGCAGGCATTGGGCACCGGCGACAAGCAGCCCGCCCCGCCGATGGTCAAAATGAAGCGTCCCGTCATGCCAAAGCCGGAACCAATCGGCCCCCGCTATGTATGCAGCGGCTGCGGCTATGAGTATGTGCCGGAACTGGGTGACGAGGACAGTGAAGTGAAGCCCGACACTTTGTTTAAGGAATTGCCGGAAGACTGGGTCTGCCCTGCGTGCGCGGAGCCGAAAGACCAGTTTATTCAGGCATAA
- a CDS encoding FprA family A-type flavoprotein encodes MYCVRNVTEDLYWVGANDHRLALFENAYPIPRGVSYNAYLLLDKKTVLFDTVDWSGCRQLLENTEHLLGGRTLDYVVVNHLEPDHAASLEEILIRWPNVTIISNEKAFMFMRQFGFHIDSHELVQVEEGDTFSFGKHTVTFVFAPMVHWPEVMMTFDTTNGALFSADAFGTFGALDGKLFADEVNFDRDWLDDARRYLTNIVGKYGPHIQLALKKAGGILDQIKFICPLHGPVWRKDLMYFINKYDTWSRYVPEEKGVLIVYASMYGNTESAAQALASRLCERGMTNVAVYDVSSTDVSQLISESFKYSHIVLASVTYNLGIYPAMHNYLMDMKALNVQNRTVAIIENGTWAAESGDLMQKFLNEEMKNMTVLNERVTMASSLSADKEPELEALVTAILDSMN; translated from the coding sequence ATGTACTGTGTCAGAAATGTAACCGAGGATTTATATTGGGTGGGTGCCAATGACCACCGCCTTGCCCTGTTTGAAAACGCCTACCCGATTCCGCGCGGCGTTTCCTACAATGCTTATCTGCTGCTGGACAAAAAAACCGTGCTGTTCGATACTGTGGATTGGTCCGGCTGCCGCCAGCTTTTGGAGAACACGGAGCACCTGCTGGGCGGCCGCACGCTGGATTATGTGGTGGTTAACCACTTAGAGCCGGACCACGCCGCCTCTTTGGAGGAAATTCTGATTCGCTGGCCTAATGTAACCATCATCAGTAACGAAAAAGCGTTCATGTTCATGCGGCAGTTCGGCTTTCACATTGATTCACATGAGCTAGTGCAGGTTGAGGAGGGCGATACCTTTTCCTTCGGCAAGCACACGGTCACATTTGTGTTTGCCCCCATGGTGCATTGGCCGGAAGTCATGATGACGTTTGACACAACCAACGGCGCACTTTTTTCTGCCGATGCATTCGGGACGTTCGGCGCTTTGGACGGCAAGCTGTTTGCGGATGAAGTCAACTTTGACCGGGACTGGCTGGATGACGCCCGCCGTTACCTGACCAACATTGTGGGTAAGTACGGGCCGCACATTCAGCTTGCGCTGAAAAAGGCGGGCGGCATTCTGGATCAAATCAAATTCATCTGCCCACTGCACGGGCCCGTGTGGCGCAAGGACCTGATGTACTTTATCAATAAGTACGACACCTGGAGCCGCTATGTGCCGGAGGAAAAAGGCGTGCTGATTGTGTATGCCTCCATGTACGGCAACACCGAATCCGCGGCGCAGGCGCTTGCCTCGCGGCTTTGTGAGCGCGGTATGACCAACGTTGCAGTATATGATGTGTCCTCTACGGATGTTTCCCAGCTGATTTCCGAGTCGTTTAAGTACAGCCACATCGTGCTGGCGTCTGTTACCTATAACCTTGGCATTTACCCGGCCATGCACAATTATCTGATGGATATGAAAGCCCTGAATGTGCAGAACCGTACGGTTGCCATCATCGAGAATGGCACCTGGGCAGCGGAGTCCGGTGACCTGATGCAGAAATTCCTGAACGAAGAGATGAAAAACATGACCGTGCTTAACGAGCGCGTAACCATGGCTTCCTCCCTCAGCGCAGACAAGGAGCCGGAGCTTGAAGCACTTGTCACGGCGATTTTGGATTCCATGAACTAA
- a CDS encoding IS3 family transposase, producing the protein MKAAIKYEVIYCRSEKYPVRIMCKFFGVSRSGYYDYVKRRELLPRNTKLAGLIAECQKSCGKTYGYRRVQIWLERKKSLHFNPKTVLRIMNKYGLLSEIRRRKKYKQMGQQLHKYENVLNRNFVADRPNQKWVTDISYIHTAQGVLYLSMIRDLFDNSIVAYKTGTEQTVNLVLNTIKLAVEKEAAAGELHLHSDQGFQYTSQAYFNLTKEYGITPSMSRRGNCYDNALAENFFSILKTECIYRHKLSSFDEARQLIDEYIDFYNNERIQTKTHLTPLEKRHQVA; encoded by the coding sequence GTGAAAGCTGCCATAAAATATGAAGTAATCTATTGTCGCAGTGAGAAATATCCGGTAAGAATCATGTGCAAATTCTTTGGGGTATCGCGCAGCGGCTACTACGACTATGTAAAGCGCCGTGAATTACTGCCACGTAATACAAAACTTGCTGGACTCATAGCGGAGTGTCAGAAAAGCTGTGGTAAAACTTACGGTTACAGACGAGTTCAAATTTGGTTGGAACGTAAGAAATCTTTGCATTTCAACCCTAAAACGGTTCTCCGCATCATGAATAAATATGGTTTGCTCTCTGAAATACGTCGTCGTAAGAAGTACAAGCAAATGGGACAGCAACTTCACAAATATGAAAACGTGTTGAATCGAAACTTTGTTGCCGACAGACCTAATCAGAAATGGGTAACAGACATCTCATACATACACACGGCCCAAGGTGTTCTATATCTGTCTATGATTCGCGATCTCTTTGACAACAGCATTGTCGCCTACAAGACCGGAACCGAACAGACGGTAAATCTTGTTTTGAATACAATCAAACTTGCTGTGGAAAAAGAAGCGGCCGCCGGGGAGTTGCACCTCCACAGCGACCAAGGGTTTCAATACACCTCACAAGCATATTTCAACCTAACCAAAGAGTACGGCATCACACCATCTATGTCAAGACGTGGTAACTGCTATGACAATGCATTGGCTGAAAATTTCTTTTCCATTCTTAAAACTGAATGTATTTACCGCCATAAGCTTTCCTCTTTTGATGAAGCAAGACAACTGATCGATGAATACATAGATTTCTACAACAATGAGCGCATCCAAACAAAAACGCACCTGACACCACTTGAAAAGCGGCATCAGGTTGCGTAA
- a CDS encoding IS5 family transposase, translating into MSMSALCDELAQARTKKKEFLEQIERIVPWGKWVAMIKPCYYKGEHGNKPYDLELMLRLYLLQNLYNLSDEATVAETIDSRAFSDFCGVESSNQVPDGDTLGRFRNILIQNGLQEQLFAQVANLLQQKGLLLKKGTIVDSTIIAAPSSTKNQEKQRDPDAHQVKKGNAWHFGYKAHVGVDKDSGLVHTVEVTAANVHDVAMTSKLLTGEESVVYGDSGYLGAEKREDAIIKNNAGKRIRYKFNRRPSQIKKGSNRSQAQLKRREHEKSSVRAKVEHVFAVVKGLLRYRKTRYRGLQKQTAKLNMMFALANLILADRPCLSV; encoded by the coding sequence ATGAGTATGTCAGCTCTGTGCGATGAACTGGCACAGGCGCGTACGAAGAAAAAAGAATTTCTCGAGCAGATTGAGCGCATCGTTCCATGGGGGAAATGGGTGGCCATGATCAAGCCGTGCTACTACAAAGGAGAGCACGGAAACAAGCCCTATGATTTGGAACTGATGCTGCGGCTGTATCTGCTGCAAAACCTATATAATCTATCCGACGAAGCAACGGTGGCTGAAACGATCGACAGTCGTGCCTTTTCGGATTTCTGCGGCGTGGAATCAAGCAATCAGGTGCCGGACGGGGATACGCTGGGAAGATTTCGTAATATTCTCATACAAAACGGTTTGCAGGAGCAGTTGTTTGCGCAGGTGGCAAATTTGCTGCAACAAAAGGGACTGCTTCTGAAAAAGGGTACCATTGTGGATTCCACCATCATAGCCGCTCCGTCCTCCACGAAAAATCAGGAGAAGCAGCGAGACCCGGATGCACATCAGGTGAAGAAGGGCAATGCGTGGCACTTTGGCTACAAGGCACATGTTGGGGTGGATAAGGATAGCGGGCTTGTTCACACGGTTGAGGTAACGGCCGCCAATGTCCATGATGTCGCCATGACCTCCAAACTGCTGACCGGAGAGGAAAGCGTTGTATACGGAGACAGCGGATATTTGGGAGCGGAAAAGCGCGAGGATGCCATTATAAAGAACAATGCTGGCAAGCGTATCCGTTACAAGTTCAATCGTCGCCCATCGCAAATCAAAAAGGGTTCCAACAGGTCGCAAGCCCAACTCAAGCGCAGAGAGCACGAAAAGTCATCGGTTCGTGCCAAAGTAGAACATGTTTTTGCCGTTGTGAAAGGTCTGTTACGGTACCGAAAGACGCGATACCGAGGTCTGCAAAAGCAGACCGCCAAACTGAATATGATGTTTGCGTTGGCGAATCTGATTCTGGCTGACAGGCCCTGCCTGTCAGTCTGA